The proteins below come from a single Triticum aestivum cultivar Chinese Spring chromosome 5D, IWGSC CS RefSeq v2.1, whole genome shotgun sequence genomic window:
- the LOC123119729 gene encoding protein NPG1, with protein MAAAAESDNGSEVGPTGDSGAFASPVKARERAPESEAGASAATASESSETRVDDGNIQEAESSLREGLSLNYEEARALLGRLEYQRGNVEAALRVFDGIDLQAAIQRFQPSLSEKPSSKRNNKLRSDSSNSGSQHAASLVLEAIYLKAMSLQKLGKAIEAAQQCKSVLDAVESIFQRGIPDVMVEQKLQETVSKSVELLPELWKQAGAYQEALASYRRALLSQWNLDDECCTRIQKRFSVFLLYGGVEASPPSLASQTEGSFVPKNNLEEAILLLMILLKKWYLGKTHWDPSVMEHLTFALSLCGQTSVLAKHFEEVLPGIYPRTERWYSLALCYSAASDDEAALNLLKKSLNKNESPNDINALLLAAKICSSDYYLASEGVEYAKRAIGDDELLDGHLRSVGLHLLGSCLANESKIASSDHQRSLLQAEALKSLGEAFSLDRHNPDLIFDMGVEYAEQRNMQAALKCAKQFIDTTGGSVSKGWRLLSLVLSAQQRYSEAEVVTDAALEETTKWEQGPLLRIRAKLKAAQSLPMEAVEAYRALLALVQAQRKAYGSLKNGTEERDNKVSEFEVWQGLANLYASLSYCRDAEICLQKAKALKTYSATTLHAEGDMHGVREQTQHALAAYLNALSTEVDHVPSKVSIGALLSKQGPKYLPVARSFLSDALRLEPTNRMAWFYLGQVHKHDGRLAEAADCFQAASMLEESDPVESLRPL; from the exons ATGGCAGCGGCAGCAGAGTCGGACAACGGGAGCGAGGTGGGCCCGACCGGGGACTCGGGGGCGTTCGCTTCGCCGGtgaaggcgagggagagggcgcCGGAGTCGGAGGCCGGCgcctcggcggcgacggcgtccgagTCCTCGGAGACGAGGGTCGACGACGGCAACATCCAGGAGGCCGAGTCCTCGCTCCGCGAGGGCCTCTCCCTCAACTACGAG GAAGCAAGAGCTCTCCTCGGGAGACTAGAATATCAGAGAGGAAATGTAGAGGCTGCACTTCGAGTATTTGATGGAATAGACCTTCAAGCTGCTATTCAGCGTTTCCAACCGTCGCTTTCAGAAAAACCATCTTCCAAGCGGAATAACAAACTACGGTCAGATTCATCGAATTCAGGATCACAGCATGCTGCTAGCCTTGTTCTTGAAGCCATTTACTTGAAGGCAATGTCTCTTCAAAAGTTGGGGAAAGCAATAG AGGCCGCTCAACAGTGTAAAAGCGTCCTTGATGCTGTTGAAAGTATCTTCCAACGTGGCATACCTGATGTCATGGTTGAACAAAAGCTGCAGGAAACTGTCAGTAAATCAGTTGAGCTACTCCCAGAACTTTGGAAGCAAGCTGGGGCTTATCAAGAAGCACTTGCTTCTTACCGGCGTGCTCTTCTTAGTCAATGGAATCTCGACGATGAATGCTGCACGAGAATTCAGAAGaggttttctgtttttctgttgtATGGTGGTGTTGAGGCAAGTCCGCCGAGCTTGGCTTCACAAACCGAAGGTTCATTTGTCCCTAAGAATAATTTGGAAGAGGCAATCCTGCTGCTCATGATACTTTTGAAGAAGTGGTACCTTGGAAAGACTCACTGGGACCCCTCAGTGATGGAGCATCTAACCTTTGCATTGTCACTCTGTGGCCAGACATCTGTGCTTGCCAAGCATTTCGAAGAAGTTTTGCCTGGAATATACCCTCGAACTGAGAGATGGTATAGTCTAGCCCTTTGTTATTCTGCAGCTTCGGATGATGAAGCGGCATTAAATTTGCTAAAGAAGTCTTTGAATAAGAATGAGAGTCCCAATGACATAAATGCCCTGCTTTTAGCTGCTAAGATATGTAGTTCGGACTATTATCTTGCTTCCGAGGGTGTAGAGTATGCAAAGAGAGCAATCGGTGACGACGAATTATTAGATGGGCATTTAAGGAGTGTTGGGCTCCATCTCTTGGGGAGTTGTCTGGCTAATGAGTCTAAAATTGCTTCGTCCGATCATCAAAGATCTCTCTTGCAGGCTGAGGCTTTGAAATCACTTGGTGAAGCATTTTCCCTTGACCGCCACAACCCAGATTTAATATTTGACATGGGGGTTGAGTATGCTGAGCAACGAAACATGCAGGCTGCACTGAAATGTGCAAAGCAGTTCATTGACACAACTGGCGGATCTGTTTCTAAAGGCTGGAGATTGCTATCTTTGGTTCTCTCTGCGCAGCAGAGGTATTCAGAAGCAGAGGTGGTGACTGATGCTGCATTAGAAGAAACTACAAAATGGGAACAAGGGCCATTACTTAGAATAAGGGCTAAACTGAAAGCAGCTCAATCATTGCCCATGGAAGCAGTTGAAGCATACCGTGCCCTTCTTGCTCTTGTTCAGGCACAACGGAAGGCTTATGGATCTTTAAAAAATGGCACAGAG GAAAGGGATAATAAAGTGAGTGAGTTTGAAGTTTGGCAAGGTCTTGCCAACTTGTATGCTAGTCTTTCGTACTGCAGAGATGCCGAAATATGTTTGCAGAAGGCTAAAGCTCTGAAAACTTATTCTGCCACAACACTTCATGCAGAAG GTGACATGCATGGGGTCCGTGAGCAAACGCAGCATGCGCTGGCTGCATACTTGAATGCACTCTCAACAGAGGTAGATCATGTACCATCCAAGGTGTCCATCGGTGCTCTCCTGTCGAAACAAGGGCCCAAGTATCTCCCGGTGGCGAGGAGCTTCCTGTCGGACGCCCTAAGGCTCGAGCCTACGAACAGGATGGCCTGGTTCTACCTAGGACAGGTCCACAAGCATGACGGGAGGCTAGCTGAGGCCGCCGATTGCTTTCAGGCGGCCTCGATGCTCGAGGAATCAGACCCAGTAGAAAGTCTCCGACCGCTCTGA